The Streptomyces camelliae genome window below encodes:
- a CDS encoding GNAT family N-acetyltransferase has translation MISDRVKGSRVIRTALPAEAETIAALHRRARSTYYPDGLPDDGIDWTATWRGAVERPDGQVLCVVAEGVITGIASFRTPAGGPADTVKLFQFHVDPGHWRSGIGTALHAACVEQWRADGRRTAVLDVHVDNRRAQAFYARQGWIPDPENPPAAGDHHLFLRYAVRAGE, from the coding sequence ATGATCAGTGACCGTGTGAAGGGCAGCCGCGTGATCCGCACCGCCCTGCCCGCCGAGGCCGAGACCATCGCCGCGCTGCACCGCAGGGCGCGCTCGACGTACTACCCGGACGGCCTCCCGGACGACGGCATCGACTGGACCGCCACCTGGCGCGGCGCCGTCGAGCGGCCCGACGGGCAGGTGCTGTGCGTGGTGGCAGAGGGCGTGATCACCGGCATCGCCTCCTTCCGGACCCCGGCGGGCGGCCCGGCCGACACGGTCAAGCTCTTCCAGTTCCATGTCGACCCCGGCCACTGGCGCTCCGGCATCGGTACGGCCCTCCACGCCGCCTGCGTGGAGCAGTGGCGGGCCGACGGCCGACGGACCGCCGTTCTCGACGTGCACGTGGACAACCGGCGCGCCCAGGCCTTCTACGCCCGCCAGGGCTGGATCCCGGACCCGGAGAACCCACCGGCCGCGGGTGATCACCATCTGTTCCTGCGGTACGCCGTACGGGCCGGGGAATGA
- a CDS encoding peptidoglycan D,D-transpeptidase FtsI family protein, whose amino-acid sequence MNKTIRRASVFCLLLVLALLVRATWVQFYDGKALADDNDNRRGAIETYSRPLGNIIVAGNAITGSTRTKGGDLAYKRTYTDGRLYAAVTGYASQAYAPTQLEGIYQDLLNGTDTRLKTVLDTLTGERADPGNVLTTIDPAVQKAAYDALGDKKGAAVAIDPKTGRILAVVSTPSYDPSSLTDANTAGAAWQRLTADQDKPLTNRALRQPLPPGSTFKLVVAAAALEDGLYKNVDEHTDSPNPYTLPGTVRPLANENASAPCENASIRVALQYSCNNVFGKMAVDLGQDKVRAMAEKFGFNDDTLDVPVRAYASVYPSGMDKAQTGLSGIGQFDVTATPLQMAMVSAAIANGGKLVSPHMVSQITDSGGDVLHDYDTGASTQQIVSSSTAEQLQSAMETVVRDGTGTNAQIDGVTVGGKTGTAQHGENNSKTPYAWFTSFGKSDSTGKEVAVAVLVEQSDAARSEVSGNGLAAPVAKAMMRAALKS is encoded by the coding sequence ATGAACAAGACGATCAGGCGGGCCTCCGTCTTCTGTCTGCTGCTCGTGCTCGCTCTGCTGGTCAGGGCGACCTGGGTGCAGTTCTACGACGGCAAGGCCCTCGCGGACGACAACGACAACCGGCGGGGCGCGATCGAGACGTACTCGCGGCCCCTCGGGAACATCATCGTGGCCGGAAACGCGATCACCGGCTCGACACGGACGAAGGGAGGCGACCTCGCCTACAAGCGGACGTACACGGACGGCAGGCTCTACGCCGCGGTGACGGGCTATGCCTCGCAGGCCTACGCCCCCACCCAGCTGGAGGGCATCTACCAGGACCTGCTCAACGGCACGGACACCAGGCTCAAGACCGTCCTGGACACGCTCACCGGCGAGCGCGCCGACCCGGGCAACGTGCTCACCACGATCGACCCGGCGGTGCAGAAGGCGGCCTACGACGCCCTCGGCGACAAGAAGGGCGCGGCCGTCGCGATCGACCCGAAGACCGGCAGGATCCTCGCCGTGGTGTCGACGCCGTCGTACGACCCCTCGTCGCTCACCGATGCCAACACGGCCGGGGCCGCCTGGCAGCGGCTCACCGCGGACCAGGACAAGCCGCTGACCAACCGCGCGCTGCGCCAGCCGCTGCCGCCGGGGTCGACGTTCAAACTGGTCGTAGCGGCGGCCGCGCTGGAGGACGGGCTCTACAAGAACGTGGACGAGCACACCGACAGCCCCAACCCGTACACCCTGCCGGGCACGGTGCGTCCGCTGGCGAACGAGAACGCGTCGGCCCCGTGCGAGAACGCCTCGATCCGGGTGGCCCTGCAGTACTCCTGCAACAACGTCTTCGGCAAGATGGCCGTCGACCTCGGGCAGGACAAGGTGAGGGCCATGGCCGAGAAGTTCGGCTTCAACGACGACACGCTCGATGTGCCGGTGCGGGCCTACGCCAGTGTGTACCCGTCCGGCATGGACAAGGCGCAGACCGGGCTGTCCGGCATCGGCCAGTTCGATGTCACCGCGACCCCGCTCCAGATGGCCATGGTGTCCGCGGCCATAGCCAACGGCGGCAAGCTGGTCTCGCCGCACATGGTGTCGCAGATCACCGACAGCGGCGGTGATGTGCTGCACGACTACGACACCGGCGCGAGCACGCAGCAGATCGTCAGCTCCTCCACCGCCGAGCAGCTCCAGTCGGCGATGGAGACGGTGGTGCGGGACGGCACCGGTACGAACGCGCAGATCGACGGCGTGACCGTCGGCGGCAAGACCGGTACCGCCCAGCACGGCGAGAACAACAGCAAGACGCCGTACGCCTGGTTCACGTCGTTCGGAAAGTCCGACAGCACCGGCAAGGAGGTGGCCGTGGCGGTGCTGGTCGAGCAGTCGGACGCGGCGCGCTCGGAGGTCAGCGGCAACGGGCTGGCGGCGCCGGTGGCGAAGGCGATGATGCGGGCGGCGCTGAAGAGCTGA
- the ectB gene encoding diaminobutyrate--2-oxoglutarate transaminase, translating to MTITQPDLSVFETLESEVRSYCRGWPTVFDRARDSRMYDEDGHAYLDFFAGAGSLNYGHNNPVLKRALIDYLARDGVTHGLDMSTTAKRTFLQTFQDLVLRPRDLPYKVMFPGPTGTNAVEAALKLARKVKGREAIVSFTNAFHGMSLGSLAVTGNAFKRAGAGIPLVHGTPMPFDNYFDGTVPDFLWFERLLQDQGSGLNKPAAVIVETVQGEGGINVARPEWLRALKELCERQDMLLIVDDIQMGCGRTGAFFSFEEAGIVPDIVTVSKSISGYGLPMSLCLFKPELDVWEPGEHNGTFRGNNPAFVTATAALETYWADGSAMEKQTRARGEQIEQALISITEENLADVKEYRGRGLVWGMEFHDKARAGRVAGRAFELGLLIETSGPEGEVVKLLPALTITPDELDEGLRILARAVRETL from the coding sequence GTGACCATCACCCAGCCCGACCTCAGCGTCTTCGAGACTCTTGAGTCCGAGGTGCGCAGCTACTGCCGCGGCTGGCCCACGGTCTTCGACCGCGCGCGGGACAGCCGGATGTACGACGAGGACGGTCATGCGTACCTCGACTTCTTCGCCGGTGCCGGCTCACTCAACTACGGCCACAACAACCCGGTACTCAAACGGGCGTTGATCGACTATCTCGCACGCGACGGGGTCACGCACGGCCTCGACATGTCGACCACGGCCAAACGGACCTTCCTGCAGACCTTCCAGGATCTGGTGCTGCGCCCGCGGGACCTGCCGTACAAGGTCATGTTCCCGGGCCCGACCGGCACCAACGCCGTGGAGGCGGCGCTGAAGCTGGCCCGCAAGGTGAAGGGCCGGGAGGCGATCGTGTCGTTCACGAACGCCTTCCACGGGATGTCCCTGGGCTCCCTCGCCGTCACCGGCAACGCCTTCAAGCGGGCCGGCGCCGGCATTCCGCTGGTGCACGGCACGCCGATGCCGTTCGACAACTACTTCGACGGCACGGTCCCGGACTTCCTGTGGTTCGAGCGGCTCCTGCAGGACCAGGGCTCCGGGCTCAACAAGCCCGCCGCCGTGATCGTGGAGACCGTGCAGGGCGAGGGTGGCATCAACGTGGCCCGGCCCGAATGGCTGCGCGCGCTCAAGGAGTTGTGCGAGCGGCAGGACATGCTGCTGATCGTCGACGACATCCAGATGGGCTGCGGCCGTACCGGCGCCTTCTTCTCCTTCGAGGAGGCGGGGATCGTGCCGGACATCGTCACCGTGTCCAAGTCGATCAGCGGCTACGGCCTGCCGATGTCGCTGTGCCTGTTCAAGCCCGAGCTGGACGTGTGGGAGCCGGGCGAGCACAACGGCACCTTCCGCGGCAACAACCCCGCGTTCGTCACCGCGACCGCGGCGCTGGAGACGTACTGGGCCGACGGCTCGGCGATGGAGAAGCAGACCCGGGCCCGGGGCGAGCAGATCGAGCAGGCGCTGATCTCCATCACCGAGGAGAACCTCGCCGACGTCAAGGAGTACCGCGGGCGCGGACTGGTGTGGGGCATGGAGTTCCACGACAAGGCGCGGGCCGGCCGGGTCGCCGGGCGGGCCTTCGAACTCGGGCTGCTCATCGAGACCTCCGGCCCCGAGGGCGAGGTCGTCAAGCTGCTGCCGGCCCTCACCATCACGCCGGACGAGCTGGACGAGGGCCTCAGGATCCTCGCCCGCGCCGTCCGCGAAACCCTCTGA
- a CDS encoding aldehyde dehydrogenase (NADP(+)), with protein MAAAPVWSVDPRTGKQREQVAVEATAQEVDAAVRAADAARGALADRTVRAAFLRSAAAGLEAAKDGLIETADAETALGPVRLTGELARTGYQLRAFADIVDEGAFLDVVINHPDDTATPPIPDLRRYKVPLGVVAVYSASNFPFAFSVAGGDTASALAAGCPVVVKAHPDHPALSELVAKVLRRAAAEHGIPEGVVGLVHGFEAGIELIRHPLVTAAGFTGSIRGGRALFDAAAARPVPIPFHGELGSLNPVLVTEAAVAERAEAIGSGLAGSMTLGVGQFCVKPGLVLVPSGAGGDRLVKSLADAVSDTEAGVLLDHRMRDNFVAGVQERAALADVDSPVTPGAGGEHTVSAGVLTVSAEKLAEEGAYDLLLEECFGPVTVVARYADEAEAKAVLSRLPGNLTATVQVSAEEAAGQGRGPELLAELTPLAGRVVVNAWPTGVAVAAAQHHGGPYPATTSTSTSVGGTAIERWLRPVAYQNAPTALLPAELKDENPLGLPRRFNGVLER; from the coding sequence GTGGCAGCAGCACCAGTCTGGAGTGTCGACCCGCGCACCGGGAAGCAGCGTGAGCAGGTTGCGGTGGAGGCCACAGCGCAGGAGGTGGACGCCGCGGTCCGCGCGGCCGACGCCGCGCGCGGCGCCCTCGCCGACCGCACGGTCCGCGCCGCGTTCCTGCGTTCCGCCGCCGCGGGCCTGGAAGCGGCCAAGGACGGCCTGATCGAGACCGCCGACGCCGAGACCGCCCTCGGCCCGGTCCGGCTGACCGGGGAACTCGCCCGCACCGGCTACCAGTTGCGGGCCTTCGCCGACATCGTCGACGAGGGCGCCTTCCTCGACGTCGTCATCAACCACCCCGACGACACCGCTACCCCGCCCATTCCGGACCTGCGCCGCTACAAGGTCCCGCTCGGCGTCGTCGCCGTCTACTCCGCCTCCAACTTCCCCTTCGCCTTCTCCGTCGCCGGCGGCGACACCGCGAGCGCGCTCGCCGCGGGCTGCCCGGTCGTCGTCAAGGCCCACCCCGACCACCCGGCCCTGTCCGAGCTGGTCGCCAAGGTGCTGCGCCGGGCCGCCGCCGAGCACGGCATCCCCGAGGGCGTCGTCGGCCTCGTGCACGGCTTCGAGGCGGGCATCGAGCTGATCCGGCACCCGCTGGTCACCGCCGCGGGCTTCACCGGGTCGATCCGGGGCGGCCGCGCGCTCTTCGACGCCGCCGCCGCGCGTCCGGTGCCGATCCCGTTCCACGGCGAACTCGGCTCGCTGAACCCGGTCCTGGTGACCGAGGCGGCCGTCGCCGAGCGCGCGGAGGCGATCGGCTCCGGGCTGGCCGGGTCCATGACGCTCGGCGTCGGGCAGTTCTGCGTGAAGCCCGGCCTGGTGCTCGTGCCGTCCGGCGCGGGCGGCGACCGGCTGGTGAAGTCCCTCGCCGACGCCGTCAGCGACACCGAGGCGGGGGTCCTGCTCGACCACCGCATGCGCGACAACTTCGTCGCCGGGGTCCAGGAGCGGGCCGCCCTGGCGGACGTCGACTCGCCCGTCACACCGGGCGCGGGCGGCGAGCACACGGTCAGCGCGGGGGTCCTCACGGTGTCGGCGGAGAAGCTGGCCGAGGAGGGGGCGTACGACCTGCTGCTGGAGGAGTGCTTCGGGCCGGTCACGGTCGTGGCCCGCTATGCCGACGAGGCCGAGGCGAAGGCCGTGCTCTCGCGGCTGCCGGGCAACCTGACGGCGACCGTCCAGGTGTCCGCCGAGGAGGCCGCCGGGCAGGGGCGGGGGCCGGAACTGCTCGCCGAGCTGACGCCGCTGGCGGGGCGTGTCGTGGTGAACGCGTGGCCGACGGGTGTCGCCGTGGCCGCGGCCCAGCACCACGGCGGGCCGTACCCGGCCACGACGTCCACGTCCACGTCCGTGGGCGGTACGGCCATCGAGCGGTGGCTGCGGCCGGTGGCCTACCAGAACGCGCCCACCGCCCTCTTGCCTGCCGAGTTGAAGGACGAGAACCCGCTGGGGCTTCCCCGGAGGTTCAACGGGGTTCTGGAGCGGTAA
- a CDS encoding DsbA family oxidoreductase → MRVEIWSDIACPWCYVGKARFEKALAAFPHRDEVEVVHRSFELDPGRAKGDVQPVITMLTRKYGMSEAQAEAGEDNLGAQAAAEGLDYRTRGRDHGNTFDMHRLLHFAKEQGRQDELIQILYRANFAEERSLFTEGDERLVELAVEAGLDAEAVRAVLADPSRYADDVRADEREAAQLGANGVPFFVLDRTYGVSGAQPAEVFTQALSQAWGERSPLKLVEQGDQGDGAACGPDGCAVPQQG, encoded by the coding sequence ATGCGCGTCGAGATCTGGAGCGACATCGCCTGCCCCTGGTGCTACGTGGGCAAGGCCCGCTTCGAGAAGGCGCTCGCTGCCTTCCCGCACCGCGACGAGGTCGAGGTGGTGCACCGGTCCTTCGAGCTGGACCCGGGCCGCGCCAAGGGCGATGTCCAGCCGGTGATCACCATGCTCACCCGGAAGTACGGCATGAGCGAGGCCCAGGCCGAGGCCGGCGAGGACAACCTGGGCGCCCAGGCCGCCGCCGAGGGCCTGGACTACCGCACCCGCGGCCGCGACCACGGCAACACCTTCGACATGCACCGCCTGCTGCACTTCGCCAAGGAGCAGGGCCGGCAGGACGAGCTGATCCAGATCCTGTACCGGGCGAACTTCGCCGAGGAGCGGTCCCTGTTCACCGAGGGCGACGAGCGGCTCGTCGAGCTGGCCGTGGAGGCCGGGCTGGACGCGGAGGCCGTGCGTGCCGTGCTCGCCGACCCGTCCCGCTACGCCGACGACGTCCGCGCCGACGAGCGCGAGGCCGCGCAGCTCGGCGCGAACGGAGTGCCGTTCTTCGTGCTCGACCGGACGTACGGCGTCTCCGGCGCCCAGCCCGCCGAGGTCTTCACCCAGGCCCTCAGCCAGGCCTGGGGCGAGCGCTCCCCGCTGAAGCTGGTCGAGCAGGGGGACCAAGGGGACGGGGCAGCGTGCGGCCCGGACGGGTGTGCGGTGCCGCAGCAGGGCTGA
- the thpD gene encoding ectoine hydroxylase: MTTLTDLYPSRGATEVSVPRQDPVVWGSPDTPGPIPTADLQSYERDGFLAIDQLITPDEVEVYRQELDRLVADPAVRADERSVVEPASQEIRSVFEVHRISQVFANLVRDPRVVGRARQILGSDVYVHQSRINVKPGFGASGFYWHSDFETWHAEDGLPNMRTVSVSIALTENYDTNGGLMIMPGSHRTFLGCAGATPEDNYKKSLQMQDAGTPSDEALTKMASDYGIKLFTGRAGSATWFDCNCMHGSGDNITPFARSNVFIVFNSVENAAVEPFAAPVRRPEFIGARDFTPVR, encoded by the coding sequence ATGACCACCCTGACCGATCTGTACCCCAGCCGCGGCGCCACCGAGGTGAGCGTCCCCCGCCAGGACCCGGTCGTCTGGGGCTCCCCGGACACGCCCGGCCCGATCCCGACCGCCGACCTGCAGTCGTACGAGCGGGACGGCTTCCTCGCGATCGACCAGCTGATCACCCCCGACGAGGTCGAGGTCTACCGGCAGGAGCTGGACCGGCTGGTCGCCGACCCGGCCGTCCGGGCCGACGAGCGCTCCGTCGTGGAGCCGGCGTCGCAGGAGATCCGCTCGGTCTTCGAAGTGCACCGGATCAGCCAGGTGTTCGCGAACCTGGTGCGGGATCCGCGCGTGGTCGGCCGGGCCCGGCAGATCCTCGGCTCGGACGTGTACGTCCACCAGTCCCGGATCAACGTCAAGCCCGGTTTCGGAGCGAGCGGCTTCTACTGGCACTCGGACTTCGAGACCTGGCACGCCGAGGACGGCCTGCCGAACATGCGCACGGTGTCCGTCTCGATCGCGCTGACCGAGAACTACGACACCAACGGCGGCCTGATGATCATGCCGGGTTCGCACCGCACGTTCCTGGGCTGCGCCGGCGCCACGCCCGAGGACAACTACAAGAAGTCCCTCCAGATGCAGGACGCGGGCACGCCGTCCGACGAGGCGCTGACCAAGATGGCGAGCGACTACGGCATCAAGCTCTTCACGGGCAGGGCCGGCTCGGCGACCTGGTTCGACTGCAACTGCATGCACGGCAGCGGGGACAACATCACCCCCTTCGCGCGCAGCAACGTCTTCATCGTGTTCAACAGCGTGGAGAACGCGGCGGTGGAGCCGTTCGCCGCGCCGGTGCGCAGGCCTGAGTTCATCGGGGCGCGGGACTTCACACCCGTCCGGTGA
- a CDS encoding ectoine synthase — MIVRSFKDIEGTDRHVRARSGTWESKRIVLAKERVGFSLHETILYAGTETSMWYANHIEAVVCTRGEAELTDHETGRTYTITPGTMYLLDGHERHTLKVKEDFHCLCVFNPPVTGREDHDENGVYPLLTEPEEV, encoded by the coding sequence GTGATCGTCCGATCGTTCAAGGACATCGAAGGCACCGACCGGCACGTCAGGGCCAGGTCCGGCACCTGGGAGAGCAAGCGGATCGTCCTCGCCAAGGAGCGGGTCGGCTTCTCCCTGCACGAGACCATCCTGTACGCCGGGACGGAGACGTCGATGTGGTACGCCAACCACATCGAGGCCGTCGTCTGCACCAGGGGCGAGGCCGAACTGACCGACCACGAGACCGGGAGGACGTACACGATCACCCCCGGCACCATGTACCTCCTGGACGGCCACGAGCGGCACACGCTGAAGGTCAAGGAGGACTTCCACTGCCTCTGCGTGTTCAACCCGCCCGTCACCGGCCGGGAGGACCACGACGAGAACGGCGTCTACCCGCTCCTGACGGAGCCCGAGGAGGTGTGA
- a CDS encoding NCS2 family permease produces MSVDGYFRISERGSTIGREIRGGFATFFTMAYILVLNPIILGSAKDKYGHTLDTGQLVTATALVACVMTIIMGVGGNLPLAIAAGLGLNAVVAFQLAPLMSWPDAMGLVVLEGLIICLLVLTGLREAIMNAIPNQLKQAIGVGIGLFIAFIGFVDAGFVSRIPDAADTTVPVQLGAVGRLTGWPVLVFCLGVLLTIALLARKVKGAILISIVTMTVVAIVINAAAHIKSWGLTTPKLPDKIVAAPDFGLIGHFSVFGGFGKAGVLTAVLLVFTLILSDFFDAMGTIVGISAEAGLLDEKGQVPGIGRVLFIDGAAAVAGGLGSASSNTAYIESAAGVGEGARTGLANVVTGGLFGLALFLTPLLTIVPLQAAAPALIAVGFLMMTHVKHIDWDRYEIAIPAFLTIAAMPFTYSITDGIGAGFLSYVLIKSVLGKAREVNWLLWGVSALFLVYFAIDPVEQLLGVK; encoded by the coding sequence GGACAAGTACGGGCACACCCTCGACACCGGCCAACTCGTCACCGCCACCGCACTGGTGGCCTGTGTGATGACGATCATCATGGGCGTCGGCGGCAACCTCCCGCTCGCGATCGCCGCCGGCCTCGGTCTCAACGCCGTCGTCGCCTTCCAGCTCGCCCCGCTGATGAGCTGGCCCGACGCGATGGGCCTCGTCGTCCTCGAAGGCCTGATCATCTGCCTCCTGGTCCTCACCGGACTCCGGGAAGCGATCATGAACGCCATCCCGAACCAGCTCAAGCAGGCGATCGGCGTCGGCATCGGCCTGTTCATCGCCTTCATCGGCTTTGTCGACGCCGGGTTCGTCAGCCGTATCCCGGACGCCGCCGACACCACCGTGCCGGTCCAGCTCGGCGCGGTCGGCCGGCTCACCGGCTGGCCCGTGCTCGTCTTCTGCCTCGGCGTACTGCTCACCATCGCGCTGCTCGCCCGGAAGGTGAAGGGCGCGATCCTCATCAGCATCGTGACGATGACCGTCGTCGCGATCGTCATCAACGCCGCCGCCCACATCAAGAGCTGGGGCCTGACCACGCCCAAGCTCCCGGACAAGATCGTCGCCGCCCCGGACTTCGGACTGATCGGTCACTTCAGCGTGTTCGGCGGCTTCGGCAAGGCCGGTGTGCTCACCGCCGTCCTGCTCGTCTTCACCCTGATCCTGTCGGACTTCTTCGACGCCATGGGCACGATCGTCGGCATCAGCGCCGAGGCCGGGCTGCTGGACGAGAAGGGACAGGTGCCCGGCATCGGCCGCGTGCTGTTCATCGACGGCGCCGCCGCTGTCGCCGGCGGTCTCGGCTCCGCCTCCTCCAACACCGCCTACATCGAGTCGGCGGCCGGCGTCGGCGAGGGCGCCCGCACCGGGCTCGCCAACGTCGTCACCGGCGGCCTGTTCGGCCTCGCCCTGTTCCTCACCCCGCTGCTCACCATCGTCCCGCTCCAGGCGGCGGCGCCCGCGCTGATCGCGGTGGGCTTCCTGATGATGACCCACGTCAAGCACATCGACTGGGACCGCTACGAGATCGCCATCCCGGCGTTCCTCACCATCGCCGCGATGCCGTTCACGTACTCCATCACCGACGGGATCGGGGCCGGTTTCCTGTCGTACGTGCTCATCAAGTCGGTGCTGGGCAAGGCCCGGGAGGTCAACTGGCTGCTGTGGGGAGTCTCGGCGCTGTTCCTGGTGTACTTCGCCATCGATCCCGTCGAGCAGCTGCTCGGCGTGAAGTAG
- a CDS encoding DUF1349 domain-containing protein produces MDVELPELPFPLRTYGPDGHWSYEGGVLTGWAGARQDRFVTPTGEALDPASDAPRLLGAPEGDFQLIARVTVGFRAAFDAGVLYAHVGERAWAKLCLEYSPDVPTVCTVVTRGHSDDANSFTVEGSSAWLRVSRTGRAFAFHASRDGERWTFVRLFTLGDEKETGDALVGFMTQSPMGEGCVVTYDHIEFRQSWPQDLRDGS; encoded by the coding sequence ATGGACGTGGAACTTCCCGAACTCCCCTTCCCCTTGCGTACATACGGGCCCGACGGCCACTGGTCCTACGAGGGCGGCGTGCTGACCGGATGGGCCGGGGCCCGGCAGGACCGGTTCGTCACGCCTACCGGTGAGGCGCTCGATCCCGCCTCCGACGCGCCGCGGCTGCTGGGGGCGCCCGAGGGGGACTTTCAGCTGATCGCCCGGGTGACCGTGGGGTTCCGGGCGGCCTTCGACGCCGGCGTGCTGTACGCGCACGTCGGCGAGCGGGCCTGGGCCAAGCTGTGCCTGGAGTACTCCCCGGACGTGCCCACCGTCTGCACGGTGGTCACCCGGGGACACTCCGACGACGCCAACTCCTTCACCGTGGAAGGGAGTTCGGCGTGGCTGCGGGTCAGCCGGACCGGGCGGGCCTTCGCCTTCCACGCCTCCCGGGACGGCGAGCGATGGACCTTCGTCCGGCTGTTCACGCTGGGCGACGAGAAGGAGACCGGTGACGCGCTGGTCGGCTTCATGACCCAGTCGCCGATGGGGGAGGGATGCGTGGTGACGTACGACCACATCGAGTTCCGGCAGAGCTGGCCGCAGGACCTGAGAGACGGGAGCTGA
- a CDS encoding IclR family transcriptional regulator, translating to MTAGDAGGGAQVKSAVRTVELLEYFAGRPGMHSLAAVQEAVGYPKSSLYMLLRTLVELGWVETDATGTRYGIGVRALLVGTSYIDGDEVVAAARPTLDRLSDDTTETIHLARLDGTNVVYLATRQSQHYLRPFTRVGRRLPAHSTSLGKAILASYTDEQVRKLLPETLPALTEHTITDREKLIEELHQVREQGFAVDREENTLGLRCFGVAIPYRTPARDAISCSVPVARLTPAHEQMIKDALFDARDRLTLATRRL from the coding sequence ATGACGGCAGGCGACGCAGGGGGCGGGGCGCAGGTCAAGTCCGCGGTACGGACCGTTGAGCTGCTTGAGTACTTCGCCGGCCGGCCTGGCATGCACTCCCTCGCGGCGGTCCAGGAGGCCGTGGGGTACCCCAAGTCCAGCCTGTACATGCTGCTGCGCACGCTCGTGGAGCTGGGCTGGGTGGAGACGGACGCGACGGGCACGCGGTACGGCATCGGGGTGCGGGCGCTGCTGGTCGGCACGTCGTACATCGACGGTGACGAGGTGGTGGCCGCGGCCCGCCCGACGCTGGACCGGCTGTCGGACGACACCACGGAGACGATCCACCTGGCGCGCCTCGACGGCACGAACGTCGTCTATCTGGCCACCCGCCAGTCCCAGCACTATCTGCGCCCCTTCACCCGGGTCGGCCGCCGGCTGCCCGCGCACTCCACCTCCCTCGGCAAGGCGATCCTCGCCAGCTACACCGACGAGCAGGTCCGCAAGCTGCTCCCGGAGACCCTCCCGGCCCTCACCGAGCACACCATCACCGACCGCGAGAAGCTCATCGAGGAGCTGCACCAGGTGCGGGAGCAGGGCTTCGCGGTCGACCGCGAGGAGAACACGCTGGGCCTGCGCTGCTTCGGCGTGGCGATCCCGTACCGCACCCCCGCGCGGGACGCGATCAGCTGCTCGGTGCCGGTGGCCCGGCTCACCCCGGCCCACGAGCAGATGATCAAGGACGCGCTCTTCGACGCCCGCGACCGGCTGACGCTGGCGACGCGCCGGCTCTGA
- a CDS encoding aminotransferase class V-fold PLP-dependent enzyme, producing METFESLVRAEFSPKNTYLNTASSGLLPARTVAALHEAVAIRTEGRALDPLFEDVETARASFARLAGVPVTRVAAGASVASQTGLVAAALPSGAEVLTAEDDFTSVINPFHTRGDLKVRAVPLERLAESVRSGTALVAVSAAQSADGRIADLPALREAARAHGARTYVDFSQAAGWLPMDAGAYDFTVSTTFKWLLGPHGAAFLVVPEDFGELTPLLAGWVAAEKPWDSCYGPVAELAHSARRFDVSPSLFTYAGLRHSLDLIEELGVDAVHAHDLDLADRFRAGLATLGHEALPAPGSAIVSVPGLGQRQGELSRAGIEVSNRAGNLRASFHLYNTPADVDRLLNVLAG from the coding sequence ATGGAGACCTTCGAGAGCCTCGTCCGCGCCGAGTTCAGCCCGAAGAACACCTATCTCAACACCGCGAGCAGCGGCCTGCTGCCCGCCCGTACCGTAGCCGCCCTGCACGAGGCCGTCGCCATCCGGACCGAGGGCCGTGCCCTGGATCCCCTGTTCGAGGACGTCGAGACCGCCCGCGCGTCCTTCGCCCGGCTGGCCGGAGTCCCGGTCACCCGGGTGGCGGCGGGCGCATCTGTCGCCTCCCAGACCGGACTGGTCGCCGCCGCCCTGCCTTCCGGCGCCGAAGTCCTCACCGCCGAGGACGACTTCACCTCCGTGATCAACCCCTTCCACACCCGGGGTGACCTCAAGGTCCGTGCCGTACCGCTGGAGCGGCTCGCCGAGTCCGTGCGCTCCGGCACCGCGCTCGTCGCGGTCAGCGCCGCCCAGTCCGCCGACGGCCGGATCGCCGACCTGCCGGCCCTGCGCGAGGCCGCCCGCGCTCACGGCGCCCGTACCTACGTCGACTTCTCCCAGGCGGCCGGCTGGCTCCCCATGGACGCAGGCGCCTACGACTTCACCGTCTCCACGACCTTCAAGTGGCTGCTCGGCCCGCACGGTGCCGCGTTCCTCGTCGTCCCCGAGGACTTCGGGGAGCTGACCCCGCTGCTCGCGGGCTGGGTCGCCGCCGAGAAGCCGTGGGACAGCTGTTACGGCCCGGTGGCCGAACTCGCCCACTCGGCACGGCGGTTCGACGTCAGCCCCAGCCTGTTCACCTACGCCGGGCTGCGCCACTCCCTCGACCTCATCGAGGAACTCGGCGTCGACGCCGTACACGCCCATGACCTGGACCTCGCCGATCGCTTCCGGGCCGGTCTCGCCACGCTCGGCCACGAGGCGCTGCCCGCGCCCGGCTCGGCGATCGTCTCGGTGCCCGGACTGGGCCAGCGGCAAGGCGAGTTGAGCCGTGCCGGCATCGAGGTCTCCAACCGGGCCGGCAACCTGCGGGCCTCGTTCCACCTCTACAACACGCCCGCGGACGTCGACCGGCTGCTGAACGTCCTCGCCGGCTGA